GAAGCGGTTGATTCTGTTATCCAATATCGTCCTACCATGGCTGGCAATTTCAGTGGCGTGGTCACAGTCACTGATAGTGCTGGTAATAGCGATACTGCAAAAGTTGATTTTGTGGTGAGTGAAGAGTCAGTGATTGCTTTGGACTTGGGCCCTGATTTTGAGTCTAAGAAAGGGAACAGTATTACGCTGAGCGCCAGAGAATCAGTTTCACAAGCAGGAGCCATTGAACATGCCGTATGGTCAATTACGGCTGCACCACAAAACTCGACTGCAAACCAAGCTAGTCCCTTTTCTGAGCTTGAAAGCACCTTTATTTTTGATGAAGTTGGTCATTATGAGATAGGGGTACAGGTGACGGATGAAGATAACAATATTGTGACTGATACTGTGTCCGTTAAAGTTTCTGACCGTAGGCAGAATGCAGCACCACTAGCCGACATTTTTGGTCTACGTACGCAAGTAAAACCTAACGAGATGCTGTTGCTAGATGGGTCAAATAGTTATGACCCTGATGTCACCGACTTACTGGTATATTCATGGAAAATAATTGAAAAGCCTAATGGAAGCTTTGTTCGCCTGAGCTCACCGTTCGATGAGCAAGTAGCTGTCAGTGCGACAAAAGTTGGAGACTATAGTGTCCAACTGAATGTTAAAGATCTAGGCGGCCTATCCAGCGACGCGCTATATCACTTTACGGTGAGTAATGCTGACCAACCACCAATTGCTATGTTGGGTGCTGATATTTCAGCGACTCAAGGAGAGGTGGTTAATTTGTCCTGTGATGCATGTATTGATCCTGAGCAAACAGAGCTTAATGGGCAGTGGAAATTGACGATTAGACCTTCTGGGAGTTCTGCAAATATTATTGGTAAAGAGCAGCTACTCGGAGCAACCTTAACGCCTGATTTAGCGGGAGTCTACGGTATCAAGGCGTTGGTATCAGATGGCGTATCCCAATCATGGTCGAATACACAACTTATCAATGTCAACTCAAGCGGTGAGAGTAAACCCTCTGCGTTTATTGCTCCAATTTCAGACATTACCTTGGGTGAAAGTATCGTACTCGACGGTTCACAAAGCCGTGATCCAGAAGGGATGCCTTTGTCCTATATTTGGCGCATCGCCAAACAACCTGGCTCTGATACTTTGCCAGCGCTGCAAGACGCTAAAATAGAGTTTACGCCTTCCGTTTTAGGTAGTTATCAAATTGAACTGAAGACTTTTGATGGTGCTCTATATTCAGAGGCGACATCGGTGACGTTTAATGTAACGGATAATCAATCGCCGATTATTCAAATTAAAGAGCCATTAGAGACGGAAGTTCAAGTTGGCCAGTTGGTCAGTATTGATGCCTCACAAAGTTATGACCCTGAAGGACAAGCACTAAGTTACAGCTGGAGGCTGATAGGTCCAAACAATGACGTATTGATCGGTAATGAACAAACTAGCCTATTTTCGTTTACACCTGATTTGGCTGGGGTTTACAGAGTTGAGTTGGTCGTTAATGACACAGACGGTGCGAGTGCCAATCGTAACTTCGAATTTACCGTATTAGATTCTCCACAGCTAATCTATGGTTCAGTAAAAGGTCGACTAGTCAATAGCCAGTTACGAGGCATAGCCGATGTTAATTTAGCTATCAACGGCATGTCCGTCGTAACGGACAATCTCGGCGGGTTTTCTACCAGTGTACAGTTGGCTCGTGGTGAGAGAGTGATAATAAAAACGGCCGACGATAAAGTAATCAATGCCACTTATCAATCAGCGTCACAACTCAACGATGGTTTCCAAATTTCGCTGGGTGAGGCATTTGTGCCAGTGATGCAACCTGTAAGACAGCATGTTTGGAGCTGTTTCGGTTATCAAGGTCAGAGCCAAATTAATATTAAATACGAGCTGGTTGATAGCTTTCCTGCAAGCAGTCCTTTTGTATTTGACTACAACAAAACGATAAGCGTACCGCTGAACAAGAGGCAAGAAATGTCTTTTCCCGCAACAGCTACTTACCGCATCACGCCTGCTGAAAGTGACACTTACTATGTGAGTTCCACGACTAATCGTCTTGAGGTAACGCTACTTGAAGGCTACCAGCAACCGATAGTTTATAACATTTGCAATTACAAATAAGGAAAACAATGAAATATCTATTTGCTCTTTTACTTGCGTCTTCGTCAGTGGTGCATGCTGCTGAGCCCATCTTAGTTTGGGGAACTAAGTACAGCTATAACAAAAGCGACTTTAAACCAAAAACGGTGGTTAACGGTAATATTTATACGTATACGTCAAATATAGAAATGTTGCTGGATGAATATGACGACTTTATCGGTGATTACCCAGTACTTACTTTTGATTTGAGCGCTGAAATTATGGCTGATGCAGTGCCATACCCGATACCACTTTCGTTAGTTGCTAGTTGCCAAAACGACTCTGGATATTCAGAGTCACTTGGCTTTAGTCAAAGCATTTTAATTGAAAAGTATAATTTCGTGCTGCCTGCAAGAATGAATGTTTTTAACCGTGTAAAAACAAATGGTGCCTGTAAGCAGCTTCGAATCGACATTGTCCCGCATACCGGCGAACTTATTGATTTGGACGCGATAATAAAATCTATCCGCTTCGATGCACTTATCTTATCTGATGCACAGTAATTCTAATAACTAAAGGAATAATAAGGAAAACACATGTTTAAAAAATCTTATCTTTGCGCTTCAATTGGCATAGTAATGTCTATGGGCGTATCAGCAAGCCAGATCGAAGAAACAAATGACGGGGTCGTTGGTGCGGCTTTCCAATCAGGTTTAATCAATACTCCTGCGCGCCCAATTGATAGTGGCTGCTGTGATTATAGATATCCGTCACGACCTTGCCTTGAACCTTTGTCTGATCAAAAAGTATTAACTGAAGCAGAGGTTGCTGAGAGCTTTAATCTACTGTCTGCTGAACCTATTTATGTCGGCGGCGCTCGCTATCAATTGACCAAAAACGATATGAAACCAATATATTCGTTTGAACCTGTATATGGTCCGTGTCCAGGCAATCCACCAGAATATTATAGAGTGCTTAAAGGGTATGAAGTTGAGCTACCTGTTGATGGGGATTTTGGTCAAGATCTGATTTATGAGGTAACAGGCAGAGCCAGCACCTCTGTGTCTATGTCGGTAAGTTGTGGAACGGGTAGTTCGGCGTTTACATTAAGCGATAGTGGGACAAAACTGATTGTTTCAAAACGTCTAAATACGGGCGGAACATGCAGCAAAATGCATATCAAGGCAAAAGCAGTTAGTGGTGCATTGACTAGCCTAGATCTCACTGTTGCTGTTTATACTCCACTTCAATAAGGATATTATAATGAAAAATAAAATTCTATTTGCTTCTTTGTGCGCAGTATTGTCTTCATCTGTTATGGCATCTGGCGCTGGTTTCCCTATTGAAATAGACCCGAGACCTTGCCCTACTTCATTTGGCACAGCAGAACCAGTGACTCCTGCTCCATTTTATACACAACAAGATATGTTAGATGTTGCCGCGAATATTACTCCACATGGCGTTTATATTGGTGGACAGCGCTACAGCTTTGATATTCAAGATTTTGCACCTGTTTATGATGTGTATTACGACAGAATATTCAATCAAGAAATGCAATATATCAGTTCATATAAGGCGCAATTTATAGTTGATGGTGATTTTGGGCAGCTACTTAACTTTGATATATCAGGTAGCTTGAGTGAAGCGGCCAATATTACGGTTTCATGTGGTGATTTCCGTGCGTCAGCATACGGAACACGTAGTATACAGGTGAATAAGCAGCAGCGTACAGGCGGAAGCTGTGACATTATGACAATCACCGTGGCGGCAGACAAAGCACGCTGTCCACGCTTGGGTGTGCCGCCAGCAAGCGCTGAAATGGATTCGATGAACTTTACCGTTATCATTTCAGAAAACCTCGACTGAGCATTAAGGAAAAGAACATGATAAAAACAAAGAAGTGGCCACTATGGCTACTTGCGTTACCTTTGGCGGCTTTAGCGAATACAGAAAGCTCGGCTACTGCGGTAATTATTGATGATGGTATAAAGCAGCTGCAAATTGCAGATTTTACACCAGTCACATCGAGTTGGGCTGGCAGAAATGTGATTACTGGCTATGAAGCCTTATTGGATGTAGATAACAGTAGCGGCGCCGATAGTTTGTTATTTAATGCAACAGCTGAACTCTCTGCCACTTGGTTTGCGGCAAATTTCATTGCGGATATTAATATCACTTGTAGTGGTATACCTGTGGGTTATGACCTCGCCCAAGGTTATCGAGCACATCGCTATTCTATTCCCGGTCAGGTACAGATATCTGAGTTAAGAAAAGGAGTAAGTGACTGCAAGCAAATTAAAATTAACATCTCTAAGCGAGGATCACTCAGTCGTCAATTTTTCACTCAGATAGAAAGTATAGATTTTGATTTGAGTATTGAAAGTATCAAAGGAGCAAAGTGATGACCTCTAAGTCAATTATAATTGCGGCGATGCTATTTTCAGGTGTGTCTGCCAATGCTCAAGCTAACTCCGTACCTTTTAGTAATGCAGAGATGACGGTAAGCGACAAGGGATACACGTTGTCCATTGCGCCGCTACAATTTGAGGGTAATCGACACTTATCTATTGAACTTGAAGTAAGTGGAGTTAAAACGATAAGTCGTCAAAGTATCTCTGTATGTACCTATCTGCAAGCTGATGTGTGTACAGGTGCAACTCGTGAGGTGAACCATACTAAGGCCGAATTTGAGGCGCAGGTTGCACTGCGTTGCGATGACAACGTTTTGTTTGACATCACAAGCCACGACAGTGAATTTACCAACGAAAATGTGGTTGCAGACATAGCAAATATTCACGTTGAGCAGTCTGTTTTTAGAGAAAATCTGTCAAGCTGTGAGTCTTTAACACTCAATGTGAATTTAGCTAAAGGCGACCGTGTTAGCACTGTACTTGGAAGCTATACAGTGTCTGATTCAACCTCAAACTAAGGAAAGGTGTATATGATGGTTAGAAAATTGCTTTCTGGCGTTGCTTTGTGCTGCATTAGTGCAATTACTAATGCAAACCCAGTACATGTTGGTGGTGTTATATACCAATTGGACTTCTCTGACTTTACGCCCATCACTAAACCATATGGTAATACTACAGCGGTGGTGGGCTATGAGAAAGAGTTGTTTGTTGAGGGCGATTATGGTCAGTATCTGCTCTATGAAGTTGATGGAGAGATTAAGACCAAATGGTTTGCCGGCAATATGCTTGCTTCAATGTTTGTCAGTTGCAGTGATGCAACCAATGATCCTAGTTCTGAGCAAATAATTGGGGCGACTTTTGCTTTTGGAGTGAGGTATGACCAAGTATCCTATACCGCAAAGCCAAGAGTCAGTGAGATCCGTAATACGGCGGGCCAATGTAAAAGGATGAAAATCCGGATTAATAAAGAAGGTAATTTAAGCCGCCAATTTTACACGATTTATACCGATATGAAACTGCGAGTCAAAGTCATCGAAGTGGTAGGTGGCTAATGAGCAAGTTATATTGTTCACTTGTATTATTTGGCAGTCTCGCGGTGAGTACTCACTGTGTTGCACTACCAACTATTATTACTGGTGAAACCATTAATTTGACTAAATCCGACTTTGCCGTTATCAAAGAGCGATATAGTGTTAAAGATGGCGAACCCCAGTATGCTGAAACTGGATATGAGTTTCCCTTTAAGACACTCATTATCGGCCAAAATAGCATATTGGACTTTAACCTCAGCGGTTCAGTATATAGTGCTTGGTATTCGTCGAACTTCGCAATGGACTTTCAGTTATATTGTGAAAATACGTTAGTTGCTGAAGATAGGGCGTTTGGCGTTCGATATCAGCAAGTCAGCTATTCGGCGACGCCATATATCAATAGTAGATCAGTAGCGGTACCAGATGGTTGTGAATCTGGGAAGTTGGTCTTAACAAAGGTTGGGAATTTATCGCGTGCTTTTTATACTCGTATACAAGATATCAACCTTAATTTGACTATCAACAAACCATACTAGCACTACGTTCAAGGCCAGCTCCGAATTATTGTAGAGCTGGCCTTCTTTTAGTGTAGCAACAGTCTTGCTTAGAACGCTCGCTCTAAGCTGCCAAGTAACTCAACCTCAGCAACTGCAACTTGTTCTAACTTGCTTAGTTCCAGTGCAAGCTTATTCAGTTCAATATTATTTGATCTTGGTTTAACTAGAGCAATCTTATTTTCGAAGTCTCGTAAAATAATGAGATCGAACTTGTTTGCAATACTTTGTAGGTCACCATTATATTTAATTTCCAGATTGCCAGAAACTACCCGCTTGTTTCCTTGCTTGTCGGAAAGTACATCTCCTTTATAATAACCAACTTCGCGTATCGGGGCTGATTTTACATAGGCAATATCATGATGCACTCTAACTGTCTTTTCGGGTGCTGCAATCGCAGCTGGTAGAGCCTTTAGTCTTGCTTCTTTAGTTAAAACTGCGGTTTCAGCGGTATCTTTTACTTTTTTCAACGTTGCTACATCAACGGCTTTTAGTTCTAATGGCTTAAGCTCAGAGGTCATGACGTTTGCTAGTGTGTTCATTGAAATTACTGAGACAGAAGCCAAAAATAGTTTTTTTACATTCATTTTAATTACCTCTTACTTACGCCCGATAACTCTTAAACCCCAACCCTCAAGAGTCGAAGGTTCTGAGTTTGCAAATACAATACTAGCTTTATTAGCCTTATTTAAATAGTTCACTTGGTCCGGCTTATCAGTGTCCACAGCTCTTACAGTCCAAGTCCCCTTTGCCTGCTCACCATAAAATGCATTGCTTAAAAAGTGTACTGAAGGTAGTTGCACATAGCCTGAACGATAGTAACCATCTAGGATTGCGGGCATTAAGTGGGCATGTTTAGACGCAAGTACAATTGCCTTGGTACCCGATGGAGAAGTTACTTCAAGTGCTAGATCAGTACCAGCGGAGCTCGCGGTATCACCAGGAATACTTGAATTACTATATAGTGCCATTTCTGGGTTTGAAATCGTAAAGCGGAACTGCATCGACTCTACCGTCATTTCATCATCTAATACGATATTATGCGTAACACCTTGTGCATCGTTATCTGGAATCGTAAGGTCCAAACTTGGGGTTGTTGGCACGACAAGCTCAGGAAACCCATTAGCATCGATTTTGGTTTCCAATATTTGACTACCAGCATCGATCCACTCAGAGGAAATTTGTGCTCCTAAGTCAGTCTTGTAGTTCATCGCCATTTTGACTGCTTTGCCTGCATTCGCAAGGCCAAACCCATAGTAGTTATTAAAATGGTAACCTGCAGCATTTTTCACCCAACCTAAATGTGCAATGAATTCGCCGGTTGGTGTTGCTAATTTAACTTGACTATTTTCTGGATCATTTTTGACCGCAGTCGTAGCTAAAATATGACGAATGTCTCTTGCGCTCAGATCTGGATTGGCCTCGAGTATCAAAGCAATCACACCAGAGGTGTTGGGAGCGGCTGAAGAAGTACCATTCATCGTATTTGTATAATTGCAGTTTGCATTCTGTGGATGGCCAGGGTAATTGAAGTTGGCAAAGCCCTCAACAAATGCTTGCGAGCCATATTTGTACAGCTCTTCTATTCCAGCAAAGCTTGAGTAGCCTTCCAAGCATGTCATCTCGTCTGTTGTGACCATCGCAGGAGCAAATGCCCCGTATTCACCACCTGGCGCTGAAATAAATAGAGCACTACCAGCAGAAGAGTAACTCGACTTCTTACCATTTGCAGCAATAGCTGCAACTGTTAAGCTATGCGGCGAGCGGCTGGCTTGAGAAACGTTTACATCAATACAGCCTAATCCGATACTGGCGACATTCGTTCTTTTACAGTAGTCACCATTATGTGAACCATTAACAAACTCGTTCCCAGCAGCGACGATACTTAAGGCTCCTTTACCGTCTCTTAGAGTCGAAGGTGCATAGGCGAAGAGTGATTCTCTAACTTCGTTTTCTGGTAAAAAATGGGCAGGGCTATAGCCATAGCTTCTGTTAAATAAGACATTTTCATCTTTACGGATACCGCTACCATCCATGCCGTGAATAATGGCTAAATCGATTAGGCCACCGCGTTGATAATCTAAGTAGTTAATACTAATAAGGCTTGAATCCGGAGCCACACCTCGCCCGCCGAGTCCATTCCACCCCTTAGCTGCGATTAACCCTGAAACAGCGGTGCCGTGCGCTTCAATATCATTTTTTTCGTATACTTCTTCAATATTACCGTCTTTGTCTTCTTGCTCAGTCCAATATCCAGTCATAGTCGGATCGGTAGGATCGCTTGCATTCGGAAGAAGGTTAATTGAACGACCTGGAAGTACATTATCGCTCAAATCTTCATGGCCGATATTTGTGCCGTGGTCAACAACTACGGAAATGATGCCTTTACCTGTGATCCCTAACGCATGTGCTTCTGCGACATTTAGGTCGTTACCTGCTATTTTGCTACCTACGAATGAATCTCTAAGTTTTTGCTCTTCGGCTTTGAGCTCATCTTCTGATGCAGAACTACCCAGTCTACGTTTGGCCATTTGTTCTACGAGTACTTCGCTTTGTGAGAATGCTGACTGTTCAGTGTTTCTTAAATGCCACTGTTGGTATGCAAGCGGATCTGTAATTGATGCAGGGATCTCAATGCTACCATTTGCAGATTTACCTTTGGCTGTAACGGTATATTTAATTGTTGCTGCTTCGCCTGTAAGCGGTAAGTAATCAAACGTAGAGATGCTCTTTAGTGTTAAAACACCGTGTGGCAATGTATAAACATTGTCTACCGGTGTTATCTCAGTTTCACCATCAAATATTGCGATTGAAAGGTTATCACTATCTGGATCTGAAGCCTGAATTGTACCTGAAATGGTCTGCCAGTGTTTCACATTCTCTAGCTGAGTCACACCAGCTTGAGGTGAACGGTCAACTTGTTGCGCAGTGTTAGCATTATCTTTATCACTGCCACCACAGGCTGATAGGGCTAAAACTATCGCTGTCGATAGCGCCGTGTATTTAAATTTATTGTTATTCATGTTATTTACCTTTGTACTCTTTACGGCAACAAATGTACTCAAGTAAATTTATGTTAGCAATTTTATAATTTATTTGTTTGTAATAACGATGTGAATAAGAATTATTTTTTATTAATACTTTCAAGTAGTTAATGGCATTGAAAACGAATGTAAATGGTAGCTAAGAAAGCTGAAAAAACAAACAGGTTAGAGGAGTATTTAACCTGTTTGCTTGTAATCATTGGCGGGAAGCTATTATAGATTGTTGATATCCTTTTTAACTTGATAACCTTCGTCGGTCACAATCTGCTCAAGAATGGCAACTCTTGATTTCAAAGCATTAAGCTCTGCGTGCAACTGGTCTCGTTCTTTTTGGCTTTGCGAATCTAATTTTTTGTATTCTAAACGGCGTTTATACATTTCGCTAAGTATGCCTCCACCAACGCTAATAAGTACAATTAAAAAAACCATCGTAGTGCCGGACATAATCAATTTACTCCTTTTTTGTTGATAATTGATGCTGATATTTAGCTTAGTCGTATTTTATCCATCTATTAACGCATGGATGTAAATAGCCTGAATTTCTGATAATGCTTATTTATCATGGATCTTGTGGAAATTATTCCATGGTAACTACATATTGCCTTTACTAAATGACAATAGATACTTTTGCGTTAGCAAGGTGATTAAGTGCTATCACTGTTAAAACTCTATTGTTGTAACAGGCAGTGGCTACATAAAGGTTTTGACCACAATGCGCTATGTTAACTTCTTACTCTGGTCTAAAGTTAAATATTCATGCTTATAAAAAGTAAAATAAAATCAGTAAGTTAATCTGTATGCACCATAAAAAATGGCACCATGATTTGTCATCATGATGCCATTAAGTCATCTATAAAGTGAACTGACAATTGTCAGTTAGCACTCAATAATATTTACTGCCAATCCACCGCGTGCGGTTTCTTTGTACTTGGTTTTCATGTCGTTACCGGTATCAAGCATCGTTTTAATCACTTTATCTAGTGACACTTTTTGATCGCCCGTACCGCGTAAAGCAAGACGAGATGCATTAATGGCTTTAATAGAACCCATCGCATTACGCTCAATACATGGAACTTGCACAAGCCCACCGACAGGGTCGCAGGTTAGACCCAGATTATGCTCCATACCAATCTCGGCGGCATTCTCGACGTGTATGACGTTACCACCCATTATTTCGGTTAGAGCGCCAGCAGCCATTGAGCACGCAACACCTACTTCACCTTGGCATCCAACTTCAGCGCCAGAAATTGAGGCATTCTTTTTATATAAGATCCCAATTGCGGCTGCGGTAAGTAGGTAGCGTGTGGCAATCTCTATATCCACTTCTTTGATAAAAGTGTGATAGTACATTAACACCGCTGGAAGAATACCGGCTGCACCATTGGTTGGTGCGGTCACTACGCGGCCGCCCGCTGCATTTTCTTCATTGACTGCAAGTGCAAACAAATCCACCCAATCCATTGCGCGCAGTGGATCTTGGTGCGTTTCTACACTGAGTTTTAAATACAGGCTAGGTGCACGACGACGAACCTTTAAACCGCCCGGTAAAATACCTTCGGTTTTCATACCACGTTCAATACAAGCTTTCATTACCTGCCAGATGTGGAATAGCGTTTCTTTGATTTCAGATTCTTTACGTAGAGTTTTCTCGTTGGCCATCATTAACGAAGACACACTGAGCCCTGACTCTTTACACATTTCTAGTAGCTCGGCGGCTGAATTGAATGGGTAAGGTGCCGGGTTTTCTGTTCTGATATCTAGCGCCGCTTGCTTTTCAGCCTCAAAATTCTGATCGGTAACGATAAAGCCACCACCAATCGAATAGTAAATTTGGCTATGAGCAAGCTCTTCGCCTTTATATGCTTTAATTTCCATTGCATTGGAGTGCTTAGGCAGCGTTTTACGACGGTGAAAAACAATCGCGCCTTGCTTAGGAAATTTTACTTTATGTTGCTTGTCGAGATAGATAACCTGTTCATTTTCTATGGTTTCTAAGATCTCTGGTACTAGATCTGCATCTATGGTCTCAGGGTCGTAACCCGCAAGTCCCAAAATAACAGCTTTGCCAGAGCCGTGGCCAATACCTGTTTGGCCTAAAGAACCGAACAGTTCCACTTTCACCGAAGTGATATCATCAACGATGCCTTGTGCCTGAAGGTCTTGTACGAATAACCTAGAAGCACGCATTGGTCCCACTGTATGAGAGGAAGAAGGGCCAATACCGATACTAAACATATCGAATGCACTGATCATAAATTTTACTCACATTGCCTTTAAAACGGACGCCATCATAACGTGTCTACTTAGGGAAGTAACCCATAATCGGCAAAAGTATATGCCAGTTTTGCAGTAAGCATGATAGAAAGGTCTCTAATCTGCAAGGTGGAGGTGGATTTTAAAAAAGGTCTTACCAGTTAAGGGCTAAAATAGGGCGGTGAACTGTTTGACGATTTTTGCCGTTGCGCCCCACAGTAAGCCGTGCGGTGTCATAAATCCGTCGAGTGAAACTGGTTTGCCTTTATTGGTAAAATGGAAGGTTCGCCAATTCTTGGCCGTGCTTAATTGGTTTAATGGCACTGTAAAGGTTTGTTGCACTTCGTCGCTTTTATTCGCCCAAGTCGCATCTTGTTGTACAGAAGCAACAACGGGGGTGATTTGGTAGCCAGTGAGCGTTTGCATAAACGGCAATATGCCCAGTACTTGAGACTCAGAGATTGTCAGACCTATCTCTTCTTCGGTTTCGCGCAGTGCTGTGTTGATGATATTGCTATCTTGTTGTTCGACTTTGCCGCCCGGAAAGCAAATTTGACTCGGGTGGCTCGGTAATTCGCTGCTGCGTTTGCAAAACAACAGGTGGGCTCGAGTGTTTACATCAACAATAGGAATAAGCACCGCACTTTGCTTTAGAGTATGCAGTGTGGTTGATGTTTGCGCCATGATGGGCGCCAACATAAATTGCGATATAACCTGATCAATCTTCATTTAATACCGGGAGGATTTTATTCACTTTGTGGTAAGTCTCTTCAAATTCTAACTGTACTTGAGAGTCTTTGACTATACCACCACCTGCCCAGCAATGTATCTTATTTTGATGACAAACCAGCGTTCTGATAGTGATAGAGGTATCCATGTTACCACAGGCGCTGAGGTAACCGATTGAGCCGCAGTAAACGCTGCGTCTGTGCGGTTCTAGCTCTTCGATGATCTCCATGGCGCGGATCTTAGGTGCACCTGTTATGGAGCCACCGGGGAAGGCGGCTTCGAGTTGATCAACAGCACATTTACCCTGCGACAGCTTAGACGTTACCGTGCTCACTAGATGGTGAACCGCAGGAAAGCTCTCGATTGCGAAGAGTGATGGAACCGCAACAGAACCCGGTTCTGCCACCTTACCCAAGTCATTACGTAGAAGGTCTACTATCATGACATTCTCGGCTCGGTCTTTGCTGCTGTTTCTCAGTTTTTCAGCTTGCGCTATATCGGCGTCATAATTTGGTAACCTTGGCAGGGTGCCTTTAATCGGCTTAGTTTCTACAATGTTGTTTTTGACTTGGATGAAGCGTTCCGGCGACACAGAAACAATAGCACTATTGCCTAAGTTAAAAAATGCTGAGAAAGGCGCTTGGTTGTGATTTCGAAGCTTTTTATATGCTAACCACGGCGCGCCA
This portion of the Pseudoalteromonas sp. GCY genome encodes:
- the pabB gene encoding aminodeoxychorismate synthase component I yields the protein MINERINCTKLDIRHNAIELFEHFANESQAILLDSSDSDHINSRYDIIAIAPINLLEAKDGNVFLDGELQSNSIFTVMKDKLAQFRNCSAPHDLPFNGGWLGYFGYDLGRYIEHIPHYAEHDIKLPDVCVGLYPDALIYDKVLKAWFYVSQPDTQRLEMYLRLLEDASIFEPFRLTSQWQSNMTRTQYEQNFERIQSYLLSGDCYQINLAQRFSAGFCGAPWLAYKKLRNHNQAPFSAFFNLGNSAIVSVSPERFIQVKNNIVETKPIKGTLPRLPNYDADIAQAEKLRNSSKDRAENVMIVDLLRNDLGKVAEPGSVAVPSLFAIESFPAVHHLVSTVTSKLSQGKCAVDQLEAAFPGGSITGAPKIRAMEIIEELEPHRRSVYCGSIGYLSACGNMDTSITIRTLVCHQNKIHCWAGGGIVKDSQVQLEFEETYHKVNKILPVLNED
- a CDS encoding PKD domain-containing protein; protein product: MNFKKVYIAVVTANLLACGGSDAATITAVEAGQVTDITQPQAYLHASAANLFLYQNITLDASSSTDTQSELTFSWHIADSQGGIVDRVEAVDSVIQYRPTMAGNFSGVVTVTDSAGNSDTAKVDFVVSEESVIALDLGPDFESKKGNSITLSARESVSQAGAIEHAVWSITAAPQNSTANQASPFSELESTFIFDEVGHYEIGVQVTDEDNNIVTDTVSVKVSDRRQNAAPLADIFGLRTQVKPNEMLLLDGSNSYDPDVTDLLVYSWKIIEKPNGSFVRLSSPFDEQVAVSATKVGDYSVQLNVKDLGGLSSDALYHFTVSNADQPPIAMLGADISATQGEVVNLSCDACIDPEQTELNGQWKLTIRPSGSSANIIGKEQLLGATLTPDLAGVYGIKALVSDGVSQSWSNTQLINVNSSGESKPSAFIAPISDITLGESIVLDGSQSRDPEGMPLSYIWRIAKQPGSDTLPALQDAKIEFTPSVLGSYQIELKTFDGALYSEATSVTFNVTDNQSPIIQIKEPLETEVQVGQLVSIDASQSYDPEGQALSYSWRLIGPNNDVLIGNEQTSLFSFTPDLAGVYRVELVVNDTDGASANRNFEFTVLDSPQLIYGSVKGRLVNSQLRGIADVNLAINGMSVVTDNLGGFSTSVQLARGERVIIKTADDKVINATYQSASQLNDGFQISLGEAFVPVMQPVRQHVWSCFGYQGQSQINIKYELVDSFPASSPFVFDYNKTISVPLNKRQEMSFPATATYRITPAESDTYYVSSTTNRLEVTLLEGYQQPIVYNICNYK
- a CDS encoding CoA pyrophosphatase is translated as MKIDQVISQFMLAPIMAQTSTTLHTLKQSAVLIPIVDVNTRAHLLFCKRSSELPSHPSQICFPGGKVEQQDSNIINTALRETEEEIGLTISESQVLGILPFMQTLTGYQITPVVASVQQDATWANKSDEVQQTFTVPLNQLSTAKNWRTFHFTNKGKPVSLDGFMTPHGLLWGATAKIVKQFTALF
- a CDS encoding L-serine ammonia-lyase, which encodes MISAFDMFSIGIGPSSSHTVGPMRASRLFVQDLQAQGIVDDITSVKVELFGSLGQTGIGHGSGKAVILGLAGYDPETIDADLVPEILETIENEQVIYLDKQHKVKFPKQGAIVFHRRKTLPKHSNAMEIKAYKGEELAHSQIYYSIGGGFIVTDQNFEAEKQAALDIRTENPAPYPFNSAAELLEMCKESGLSVSSLMMANEKTLRKESEIKETLFHIWQVMKACIERGMKTEGILPGGLKVRRRAPSLYLKLSVETHQDPLRAMDWVDLFALAVNEENAAGGRVVTAPTNGAAGILPAVLMYYHTFIKEVDIEIATRYLLTAAAIGILYKKNASISGAEVGCQGEVGVACSMAAGALTEIMGGNVIHVENAAEIGMEHNLGLTCDPVGGLVQVPCIERNAMGSIKAINASRLALRGTGDQKVSLDKVIKTMLDTGNDMKTKYKETARGGLAVNIIEC
- a CDS encoding S8 family serine peptidase, with the protein product MNNNKFKYTALSTAIVLALSACGGSDKDNANTAQQVDRSPQAGVTQLENVKHWQTISGTIQASDPDSDNLSIAIFDGETEITPVDNVYTLPHGVLTLKSISTFDYLPLTGEAATIKYTVTAKGKSANGSIEIPASITDPLAYQQWHLRNTEQSAFSQSEVLVEQMAKRRLGSSASEDELKAEEQKLRDSFVGSKIAGNDLNVAEAHALGITGKGIISVVVDHGTNIGHEDLSDNVLPGRSINLLPNASDPTDPTMTGYWTEQEDKDGNIEEVYEKNDIEAHGTAVSGLIAAKGWNGLGGRGVAPDSSLISINYLDYQRGGLIDLAIIHGMDGSGIRKDENVLFNRSYGYSPAHFLPENEVRESLFAYAPSTLRDGKGALSIVAAGNEFVNGSHNGDYCKRTNVASIGLGCIDVNVSQASRSPHSLTVAAIAANGKKSSYSSAGSALFISAPGGEYGAFAPAMVTTDEMTCLEGYSSFAGIEELYKYGSQAFVEGFANFNYPGHPQNANCNYTNTMNGTSSAAPNTSGVIALILEANPDLSARDIRHILATTAVKNDPENSQVKLATPTGEFIAHLGWVKNAAGYHFNNYYGFGLANAGKAVKMAMNYKTDLGAQISSEWIDAGSQILETKIDANGFPELVVPTTPSLDLTIPDNDAQGVTHNIVLDDEMTVESMQFRFTISNPEMALYSNSSIPGDTASSAGTDLALEVTSPSGTKAIVLASKHAHLMPAILDGYYRSGYVQLPSVHFLSNAFYGEQAKGTWTVRAVDTDKPDQVNYLNKANKASIVFANSEPSTLEGWGLRVIGRK